Below is a window of Candidatus Thiodiazotropha endoloripes DNA.
ACTGGCTTTTCCCGCTTATTCCATCCTGCAGTTCCGGTTCTGGTGATTGTCATCAGGTTTCTGCCTGAATCATCCCTGTCGGTTCTGAAGGCTGGCTGAAAAAAACTGGAACCAATGTGAATCCAATTGCCGACACCCCCCGTATAGGTTAGTGAAAGCTGAAACAACAGTTCTCAATATTCAAAACGAGGAGATATAAGATGAAAACATTAATCGTCACTGCAGCAATGATTCTTTCAACCAACCTGTATGCCAGTCCCTTTGATGTGACCGGCCAGAACCCCGATCTGTATGACGGCCATGCAAATTCCACCATGCTGCCGACCGCAGTTCAGCCTGGAATCGGCGACTCATATGGCAGCTCCATTCTTTACTCCGGTGGCTATGCCAAGACCAGCCATACTCTTCAGGGTGGTGTTGACGAGGGTTATGGCAGCATTCTGATCGATGTGGGCACTCCGCTGAATTGGTAATGTCTAAGCCTGAGAGCCCTGGGGTACGGCCATTCTGCACCCCAGGGAGAAGTGAGTTGGATGGGCAAAGGATAGAGGTATTGTGTCTGTCATGCGGTGGCGAGTCTGGTGATTCTCGCTGCCAATTGACAGGCAGGATACCCCTTGCTCATGCTGTGGTTTGTGGTGAATCCGGATGTTAAATAGACACCCTGTGTGTTTCGAGAGGTCTATTGTGCAGCCTCAGATACCTGTCTTACTGGTCACACTGACCATCATGTTGTCGTCCTGCGCGGTCGTCGATAACAAGGCATCCAAACAGAATCGTCTTATCCCGGAAGCCAACATGGCCCAGGTGCGATCCGAGACGATGAAGCTGATCGAACGGATGCTCGAGGAGGAGTTTGTTCCCGGGTTGAGTGTTGCCCTGGTCAACCGGGAGGGGGCTGTGTGGCTGGAGGGATTTGGCGAGGCAAACAGTCGTTCAGGGAGTTTGGTAACTGCTGATACGGTATTCAGGGCAGGTTCACTGAGTAAACCGGTAACAGCACTGGGGGTAATGCAGCTGGTGGCGCAGCAGCGCGTCGATCTGGATGCGCCCCTGAGTGAACAGCTTACCCAGTTCTCCATCCAGCGGCATGAGACCTCAGTGATGCCGGTTACCCCGCGTCAACTGCTGAGCCATCGCAGTGGACTGCCCAGTGACCTGCGTAAAGGGATGTATACCGACACCTACTTTACCCAGGTCACAGGACTGCTGAGTAATGAGTACGCCGCTTATCATCCAAACAAAGTCTACAGCTATTCAAATCTCGGTTATGACCTGCTGGGTCATCTGATCGAGATAGAGTCTGGTACACAGTTTGCCGAGCAGATTCAGGAAAATCTGTTGAAACCCATGGGGATCAACCAGAGCGGCTTCCAGCTAACCGCCAACATGCAGCAGCAACTCTCGGCCGGGCATCTGGATGGCCAGGTCAGGCCGTTACCGCCGCTTCGTGACATGCCCGCATTGGGACTCTATTTGTCTGCCCGTGATGCAGGCCAATTGATGTCGGCGCTGCTGCGCCGGGAGGTGCCGGGTGTACCGGCGGACCTGCTGGATCAGATGTGGATACCACAAACGGTCGATGGCCAGATCTCACTGGGCGTCTCTCCAGGGCTGGGCTGGTTTCTTCAGGAGTATCCGAAAACCGGCCGGCAGGTACGTCATGGTGGCAGTACCCTGTTGTTTGGCGCTGAGATGGTGATCCTGCCCAAGCATGATTTGGGGGTGGTCGTGTTGGCCAATGGCGCCGGCAGCAATCGTATGGTACGCGAACTGGCGGCAACCATCCTGGGACTTGCCCTGACTGCCCAGGGCGGAAGTGGTTCTGTAGAGATGACACAGCTGGATGAGCAGAATGCCAACAGCTATGAAACCCCTTCAGGCGGCTATGCGACCGATCTTGGTCTGTTGATGGTTGATCCGGAACGGCCCAGGCTCTGCGCCTGCATTATTGAGCGCATCCTCGACCTGGTTCGATTCGACGATGGCAGCCTTGGGCTGACCCAGCAGAGTATCGACAGTCTTCCGGATGGCTATCAGGTGCTGGGGGATCTACGTTTCAGGTCGCGTCAGATGAATGGCATGGATGTGCTGGTGGCCGATCGGCAGGGGGAAGAGATTCTGCTGGGGAATAAGATTGAATCGGATCCCTGGGAGTCGGTCTGGCGTCAACGTCTTGGAAGTTATCGGACCATCAATCCCGACGGGGACTTTTCCATCCAGGACCTGCAGCTGAGTGAAGAGAGTGGTGTGTTGTGTCTGCACTATCGGGCACCCCACCTGAGTCAGAGTCTGGTGCG
It encodes the following:
- a CDS encoding serine hydrolase domain-containing protein; this encodes MQPQIPVLLVTLTIMLSSCAVVDNKASKQNRLIPEANMAQVRSETMKLIERMLEEEFVPGLSVALVNREGAVWLEGFGEANSRSGSLVTADTVFRAGSLSKPVTALGVMQLVAQQRVDLDAPLSEQLTQFSIQRHETSVMPVTPRQLLSHRSGLPSDLRKGMYTDTYFTQVTGLLSNEYAAYHPNKVYSYSNLGYDLLGHLIEIESGTQFAEQIQENLLKPMGINQSGFQLTANMQQQLSAGHLDGQVRPLPPLRDMPALGLYLSARDAGQLMSALLRREVPGVPADLLDQMWIPQTVDGQISLGVSPGLGWFLQEYPKTGRQVRHGGSTLLFGAEMVILPKHDLGVVVLANGAGSNRMVRELAATILGLALTAQGGSGSVEMTQLDEQNANSYETPSGGYATDLGLLMVDPERPRLCACIIERILDLVRFDDGSLGLTQQSIDSLPDGYQVLGDLRFRSRQMNGMDVLVADRQGEEILLGNKIESDPWESVWRQRLGSYRTINPDGDFSIQDLQLSEESGVLCLHYRAPHLSQSLVRLPLQPVSENEAVIQGFGRGRGETVQIVTVNGKQCLKFSGFMGEPVE